The sequence below is a genomic window from Romeriopsis navalis LEGE 11480.
GCGGGGGACGCCTACAACGCGGCTGACGAGTATCACAACCTGGGAGTGGTGGCGCAGGAACAACGTGACTTTGATGCGGCAGTTTCCTATTATGCTCAGGCACTGTCAATCTTCTTCGAAACGAGCGATGAATATAAAATTGGATTTCCTTTGCGCCAGTTAGCGAAACTTTTCAACGAACTCGGTGAAACTCAATTCCTCACTATTTGGCGCACAAGCATCGGCGAAGACTGTCCTGAGGCACTTCTCACTGCTTTGAGGTCACAAGCCTAGTTCTGATAGGTTCAGCTCGCTCAAACCAAATCCCACCCAATTTATTCACCCCAGAAAACACATGACTGACACCATTCTCACCTCCACCGAAATCACTAACCACCAGACCCTCCTCGCCGATAACCCTGCTGCCCTCACCGCCCTAAACACCCTCCAAACCCACAACGGCGACCTCGAAACCAGCTTCGCCGCTCTTTGGCAAACCGCCCACCCCACCCAGATCTTCAACCCCGATCAACCCGACAAATCCCTGCTCCAAACCACCCTCAAAGTCCTCCGCCAAGAAATCTGCGGCGACGAAGGCTTTCGCGGCCAAGTCAAGGAATACACCAAAAACCCCGGCAACGCCACCTTCCTCTCCAGCCTCATCGTTTCCCTCACCGCGATTGCCCTCGCCAACGGCATCCCTATGGACACAACTATCGCCACAATTGTCGTCCTCTGGATTCTCAAAGTCGGCTTAAACGTCGTCTGCGAATATACGGCTTAACCATATTTAAAGCGCTTATACCAGCGCTACAATGCCTTTAACCAACCGCCCGATCCCTTCCACCGCGCTTTCTGGATCTAACGCCCCATAAGCCACCCGCAAATAGCAACCATCCACCATACCAAACGTCTCACCGGGAATCACCGCCACCTGGTATTCCCGCACCAGCCTTTCCGCCAAAGTCATCGCCGACATCGCCGTATCCACCTTCAGGAAAAAGTAAAACGCCCCCTGTGCTTCTGGGATCAAACAACAATCTGACAATGGCGCTAGCAATCGTAAAACCGATTCTCTGACAGATTCAATTTGATTAATTTTGTGATCACAATACAGCCTGCCAAACTGAAGTGCGCCTAGTGCAGCATATTGCGACACCACCGGCGGACAGATCAAAATCGTATCTTGAATCTTCCGCACCGCTTCATGCAAATGTGCCGGAATCACCATATATCCAATCCGCCAACTGGCGAACCCATAGGCTTTCGATAAGCTAAACAGCGAAATCGTATGATTCGCACTACCCGAAAACG
It includes:
- a CDS encoding tetratricopeptide repeat protein; protein product: AYNAASDYHQLGMVAQEQRDFDAAVQYYQKALKIYEDAGDAYKAASDYHQLGMVAQEQRDFDAAVQYYQKALKIYEDAGDAYNAADEYHNLGVVAQEQRDFDAAVSYYAQALSIFFETSDEYKIGFPLRQLAKLFNELGETQFLTIWRTSIGEDCPEALLTALRSQA